The Lolium perenne isolate Kyuss_39 chromosome 6, Kyuss_2.0, whole genome shotgun sequence genome segment ATATCACAGAATATATACACTCCATACCTGAGTACCTAACTCCATATGAACAGGACTTGCCCCACTGTTGCGGGGCAGCCTGATGGAGTGATGCCGTTGTCACTCAGACACCGTATGAATGTGAAATATCCAAAATCCAGGGACTTAAGGTCAGGCACGACAAAGTGCACCAGGATTAATACAGGCACGGAACGAACTTAAAGTGCACTAAGATACCCACAGATCCGTATAAACGTGATGCGTGCCCGAGGTCACACTAAGACCCAAGGTAAACACCATACATTCTGCTACAACTGTACATACATGTCCTTCCATCAAGAGCGCTACTACCAGCATTTCCCCCTACTGGCATGTTCCAACCAACAGGCGACGACGAAATTGCAAGGCAGCCCAAAACGGAACACAGGCCACCTCCATCAGCAAACGCATCGCCGCACAGACCACAAAATGCTCCACTAGCAACGGTAACTACCACTAAAGCTAGCAGACTACATGGAACTATCAATCTGCCCACCACTGGACATCGTCGTCACTGGAGGCTCCAGATCCTTCACTCATCGGGAACCACTTCCATGTTCTGCTCATCGTACCTCACTGCGACCAGGAACTGTATGCTCACCTGCACAACCAGGAAACGACATTTTGAATGTGTATCCAGGCTGATCACCAAACCGACCGCCGAAGATGTCAAGTACACAGTACAACTACTACCTCAGTTCCTTAAATTAAGATGTTTTGACAGTTCAAACTGAACtgccaaaacatcttataatTGGGAACATAgctgggaacggagggagtactttggtACAGATGGTTTACCTGCTTTGGGTCATACACAGCAAACTCATTGTACTCGAGCGGGCCGTCCTTGTTCCCTGAAGGCATCAGCTTGCCGCACGGCACCTTAACGTCATCCCTCCAGGTGAAGTGCTCCGACTCGTCTGTGGTCTTCCTCCCTACCCCCTTCACGCCAGTCTTCTTCTCTTCCAGAGATTTGACATCCTTCGTTTCCAAATCAGAAAGGCAGCATCAGCATCAAATAAGGAGCAACAGGTTTAAGATACACAGGAGTATGTGGTATACACTAGAGTAAGTACCTCTGACCCTGGTGTGCCTGTAATCTCCTTGATCTCTTCCCCCAGAGAAGCCACTGCCAAGACCAGGTACCCTTCTGGACGGTCGACTGCCGTGAAGCCATAACGAGCAGCTTCCGCTGCCGCATCCGAACAGACTATTGCTTTACCAAACTACATCAACAGCATACAAGTTTTCAGCACAATGCTCAGTGTATCAGCCAGCGGGAATCAATCAGGTAAAGTAACCAAAATATTACCATGTATCCAGGGACAGGTAGATGGCAAACAGCAGGGAGGAAACCTTTATGCAGATGCCTAAGCAAGTTTGAGCTTCTAGTTCCTGCAGAAGATAAGAGACTACTGCCAGTGAAACAGAGGTGGCAATATCAACAATCCGTTAATTGTATCGTGCACTGACTGTCTAGAGGACTGAGTACAGATACATACCACACCAAAGAAGAACTTTGTTTGGTAATTTCTGCATTTCACTATAGGAAGGAAATGCACTGGACTCAACAGCATATATACGATCAACAGACACACCATAAACCTGCAACAGGTCGGAACTTGAGGCAGACCCATGGGTAATGAAAATTAAAAGCACAGTAACATGTCACCCTACCACATCATCAACCTTCACAGGTTCATATGTTTTCTGGAGATACTTGACAATCATCTTGTAATCCTCTGAATCTTCAGGAACACAGTTGATTGAACAACCGAGTTTCTTGTAGCATTCAGACAGTGGATCATCTAAGGTTGAGCCAGAAATATCTCCTATAAGATGAGAAGCAACATTTATATCACGTATCGTCTCGAAGCCAGATGCCACCTGCTTGTCACAAGTTGCAAGAAGATCATCACAAGTAGGTCATCCAAAAGAACATTATGTCAGATAAAAGTTAACGACCATACATTGTCAGCAATCTGTTCAAATCCCCTCATTGTATACGGACGAGTTGTGGGGAACAGGGTGAACCACTTGTTGCTTATTTCTATCCAGTATGCATCAGCAGCAGGGGGAGATTCCGGTGCCGGCTCCGCATCTCGGATCCACTGAAGTAGCACTTCCTCTCCTGCCAAATTCGATTAGTCCGTGATAGACTGCCAAGTATGTAAAAAGAAGTATTCGAAGGGCAAACAAACCTCTCCTCAAATGGACATCTGTAAGCATCCCGATTGGAAGATCAGGCAGATCCTGAGCCATCTCTGTCAGTGCATACCTGTGACACAAGGTATCAGTTCTGATGATCTCCCAGCTAACAGAAGGCGCCTAAATGTTACGTGACTGAACGACTACATCCATTTCAATGATTTCCCAAGAATCACAGTCATGCGTTTTTTCAGTTATTTTACCAAAGACCACAATGCAGATAATTTTCCCATCAGAAATCTTAAGCAGCACTTTCAACTAGCAATGCAGGAGTAAAATTAGCTGATACCTGTATATTTCTTGGCTGCACAACTGCTTTATAAGAAAAGAGACGGCAGGGTCCAACTTGCAGTGTGCTGCTGCAGATCCCAATTGACGAAGTGCTGCACCTCCATGACGCACGTCAAATCCAATATCCTGCCAAGAGAAAATAAATATTTACAATAGCGTCCAGGGTTCTTCTAGAAAGGATGAAATAAAAAAGAAGCTGGAAAGTACCATGTCCAAAGGGTACATCTTCATACTTTTCTTCACAAATTtcttctctctctcccatggctcaAACTCATTTCCAGTCTCCTCCTCAAATAGACGAACAAATTCCTTAACTGCATCATTGACGCGGCTACCAAAATCTTCAACACGTTCCTCTGCCAACTGGTCATGGCCAATTGGACCCTTCTTGCAGTAAAGGTGTAAGTGTTTTTCAGGTACCATGATCAGCTGCAGAATGCAAAAGCTGCATAGAAACGGTTTGTAAGCACTTGACTCGTCCCGAGCATCAATAGATATGATAACACAAAAACATACTGGTTCATCTCGGATCCCAGATCGCACACCGAAAAGGCACAATTGTAGATGACGCCATCTTTCTCAAAGATACACCCACCATCTTTGTCCAGTTTAGAGTCCTTATGCACTGATCTTTTGCCAGCAAGTTTCAGCTGCTCAATTCAAGAAAAGTCGTTGAGAACCAAAAAGAAACTGCGATCATGAAAAAAAGCTCATGGCGAAGGCAATAACCTCTGCTGCCAAAGTCTCAATGGCCTCCTCGCTTGGATCAAGCTTGTTAAGTGGCAGTCCTTTGCCTTCTGGGACAACATCAGATACAATATCATAAGCATCCAAAGGCTGAGCTTCCTTCTTCTGGATGCTATCAACTATCCAGTTCTCACTAACAATAGGGGTACCACGCTCCCTGTGCATGCACGGTTCAATTCTCATATGGATACATCATCATAAAGCACATATAGGAAGACAAGACAGTGGGAAATAAGGGATTACAGTGCTTCAGCAAATCCTCCTGAGCCACCTCTATCTCTTTCGGCTGCAGACGCGACTACACATGTGACACCTGTGGAGGCAACAGTACCAGCATTAGGAGTGGCTCACCCTGCACTACCATATGTGCAACATTTCGTACATGATATAACAAACAAGATTATAATACGTGATACCCACCAAGCACAGAATTATTCACTTTTCCTCCATGCTTCAGAATCTGCTCCTTGAAGTAAGCCTGCAGTTTTTTAACCAACATATTCAGATCATGCAACACTTTTAACCTAATATAGAAGCGAGCAACGTTCAAACACAATACGTGGGAGCGTGACATCCGCCCAGACAACGCAATCATCATTCCCGAGAAGATATGGGCATTCTCATCCATATCACGTTTTGGGTACCCCTTCCCTTCCTGTTGCTTCAGCCACTGCAAGGAAACAAATGAAATGCAAATTACATACCCCTCGTGAAGCTAGATGCAGCCCTATTAAATACTCAAAAAGTGATATCATACCTTGTTTACAAAATCATTGCTAATGTTATCCGGAACCTTTATAGAACCACTTTTCCTTGGAGGTTTATTGGTGCTGAAAATACAGCTTGCCCACTCACTGTATTTCCCTTTGCACTTGTATTTCCACCCTTTACACTCAAGCTGACCACTACATATTGGGCATTTCTCCAAAGGTCCATAAAATATCATATCCTCACTGAGGCCACAACGAGTTTGTCAGAAATTAGAAGAAAAAATTGTATATGACGAAGTAGTTGCGATTTTAGTATTAAAAGCTATCATTCAGAATCTCAAATAGAAGATACCAGCTTGGAACAACGGCATCTTCTGATCCAGAAGCATCTTGCTCATTAGCTTCAAGGATCTTGCGCATGTCCTCAACAGAGAGGTGTTCCCTTATTGCCTTGCAGAAGTCTGTGAACTCTTTCGTGGCATTTTCCTTCCCATTTAGCTCAGATTCCTCACCTTTGAGCTTCTTGTTCTTTGCCGGAACCTCTGGCTCATCTGACTTGCTCTTGGAGGGCCCCTGCTGCCCCCCTTCCTGCTCTTTGTTTTCTGCCTTCTGCCTTTTTGGGGCAGCCTTCCCTTCTTCAGTCGCATGCGTTCGTGATCTTGTCTCGTGTACCTCCAAGGACAAAGACATTTCACAATTTGGTGAGCGGCATTAAGAATACATCCGAAAACAATCAGAACTAAGTAATAGCAGAAGCCAGAACGTATTCAAGAGCCAGATAAGCGACCCATGTTAGGGATGATCCTACATGGAGCAACACAAACAAAAAAGTAGCAACTTGATGCATGATGCAAATGTCAGAAAGGAAATAATTTATTGTTCCATCTCTCGAGTAAAATATACAAAAATTGTTCCAATAAAGGACACCAGCATACAGTTTATACATATAAAATGACCAGATACTGTCATGACATTTACATCATTATAAATATACACGTCAGATGCGAATAATGCTACTTTTTCACGGCTGAAACTGAGAAATACGTCAGACCACACCACAGTCGCAATAGGTGAAACAAGAGACCATCAAGGCATCAAGATTCAAAAAACGATGGTAAACAGCTGAAATCTATCACTATGAATATATTTCAGAATCAGAACCAACGGCAAGTTAACTACAAAAAGACTGACAAAACTCTAGATAGTAGTCAACAATAGGCAAACCATTCTTGGTGACATCAACCAAATTAAGCAAGACGTATCATCGTACTAGCTAAGCTCACTACTCCTAACTAAGTACTTCTTGCAACAAAACGGCAAGAACTTATCCGTGTACTGCATTGATAACTTCCCAAACACGAACAACTAAGGATGAACGAAAAAGATGCGACGAAATTACTGTCTTAGCAACATCAATAAGTAACATGATAACAATGTCAATCGCAGATTACAGGTATGGACCGGATAACCGGATGAGCTGAGGCAGGAGAGCAAGTACCATGGTGGCCGGATTACGAGGAGATGGAAGCAGCAAGAAGCATTAGGGTCCCGATCCATCCTTATCCCGGGACCTAAATAGGCGCCGAGGCGACCGCGGTAGAAGTGGGGAGTTTGGGTGTCACCGCCGCTGGGCTCCAGGTGTGCCCTCGCCTGCCTGCCCCCGCGACACGTCGCCTGCCGCCCGCTCTCATGCAGATGCTAGGTGCGTCGCGACTGGCGCTCTTCGGGGAGCGCACCAAGCAGGGGGGAGATGCGGGGGAAAGGCGCTCCGAGCTGTTGGATGCGCTGGGATGAAACCGCCGGCTGTATCATCCAGTCTCCAATTTTTCTAGATTGATCttgttttcttttttatttaGAATTCGGCGGGTGAGCTGCTCGATATATATGATAGAGGAAGATTGGCTCCGTTAATAAGAAAAACCGGGTCCAAAAACCGCACAAAATGATCCAATTTATAAGGGAAACCGAGTCGAAAATCTGAAAAGTGGAACAAGACTAACACACCCTAACACGTcacaatgtcgatgcctccacaggcggcgccttcaagaaggtagcggcaTAGTTGACGCCGTCGCCCGCTCCGAAGGAGCTTGGGTTTTAACCCGGATACCACACGACATACACAACGGCAGGAGATTCCGCACACGATGATGCCTACAAGAAGGGGAACGACACCAAAaaggcaccgccgccatcggcaCCGGCCAGGCACAATGCAGAACTTTCGTCCGACATCCTCTCCACCGTCGGGCCAACTAGGAGGGCATGAAGCTTGTCACCACCCAACGAGCCCGCGCGCGCTAGCGCCAGCGATGCACAAGGCAGTCACCGGGAAGCCGAGCAGCGCCACGCCAGGCTAACCGCGTCCACCACAAGCCAGACCAAAGTTGTGCCATGGTTGCACGGGGCGAGAAGCAGGACGGACGGCGAGCTGCGGAGAGCAGCGAAGGCCGAAGCCGCCCCGCAGACCCGCCAGTAGGGCCGACGCGCAGGGGCACCGACGCGAGGAGTGGCCGGAGATGCGCTGCGGCAGGGACGACGGCAAACCGCGCCAAGGCTAGGGCGACGCGGGCAGGAACGCCTCCACCAGGGCACGCGGCAGCGAAGAACCGCGGGAGGCCCCGGGGAAGACGGCAGGACAGGGCGCGCACTGGGAGAGCCGGGGAGAGGCGCACAGGCCTCGTCCCAGATCGAGCTCAGATGggcccagatcgggcccttcctagCCAGACCGCGCCATGGCCGGGCGTCGTCGGACGGCGAGCAGCAGGAGGCTGCAGTGAGGCCGAGAGGCACGACGCCACGGCGAGGGGCGGAGGATGGCGACGACTTCCGGGGTCCGGTACGGCGCCTTCCCTCCGAGACGGCCGTGCGAGATCCCGAGAGGCATAGAGCCTCGCCGCCCCCTTCATCGGCGGCGGACGCCTTAGCCGCCGGCGGCCTCGGGAGACGACGAGGGAGCGGGCAAGAGgctaggtggcggcggcggggggctagggtttggctcccctgTCGCCTGGAGGAGGCGACCGAGGGGAGCGGGATGCGTTATTGATCTTGTTCTCAAAGATGGAAAAGGAAAAACTGCATGGCCCGTTTCGATTACGGGGCGGGtcttcgccccctacttgtgcggggtgggagcgggcATAGAGGGCGAAATCGGTATCCTCCCCTCCACTTCGCGCGAAGGGTTTCGCTGaagccaaccgccgccgccgccgcccgatctcCTCCGCCCCGCCCTTCCCGGCCGGATCCCGCTACCATGGATCGTCCGCAAGGGCCGCCTACCACCGGCGGTGCACCTCCTTCAGTCGCGGTGGTTGATGTCCCCGTCGGAGGTCCGCCGAACACCGGCGACATGTCGGCCATGATCTCCGTCACcatcccgtcgaagaggaagaggattccGAAGCAATTCTTCGAAGCACCTGCGGCGGCCGCAGCTTCGCCGGCCGAAGCCCCGCCGGCTGCCAAGAAGGGGGGCAGGAtgagactgatgtctacgcacactccttttcctgtagacagtgttgggcctccaagaacagaggtttgtagaacagcagcaagttttcccttaagtggatcacccaaggtttgtcgaactcagggaggaagaggtcaaagatatccctctcatgcaaccctgcaaccacaatacaagaagtctcttgtgtccccaacacacccaatacagttgtcagatgtataggtgcactagttcggtgaagagatagtgaaatacaagtggtatgaatgaatatgagtgataatagcaatctgaataaaatatggcagtgagtaaacatgcaataaaacagtaaacaaatggagattcgatgcttggaagcaaggcctagggattatacttttactagtggacactctcaacattgatcacataacagaataaatagatatatgctatactctacactctcttgttagatgatgaacaccactaattgcgtaggattacacgaaccctcaatgccggagttaacaagctccacaatattcgatatttatgtttaaataaccttagagtgcatgatagatcattgcaattacaccaagtactaacatagcatgcacactgtcaccatcacactatgaaggaggaatagatcacatcaatactatcatagcaataattaacttcataatctacaagagattacaatcataacctacgccaggtactacacgatgcacacactgtcaccattacaccgtggaggaggaatagactactttaataacatcactagagtaacacatagattaatagtgatacaaagctcatatgaatctcaat includes the following:
- the LOC127334624 gene encoding protein ADP-ribosyltransferase PARP3 isoform X1, which codes for MSLSLEVHETRSRTHATEEGKAAPKRQKAENKEQEGGQQGPSKSKSDEPEVPAKNKKLKGEESELNGKENATKEFTDFCKAIREHLSVEDMRKILEANEQDASGSEDAVVPSCEDMIFYGPLEKCPICSGQLECKGWKYKCKGKYSEWASCIFSTNKPPRKSGSIKVPDNISNDFVNKWLKQQEGKGYPKRDMDENAHIFSGMMIALSGRMSRSHAYFKEQILKHGGKVNNSVLGVTCVVASAAERDRGGSGGFAEALERGTPIVSENWIVDSIQKKEAQPLDAYDIVSDVVPEGKGLPLNKLDPSEEAIETLAAELKLAGKRSVHKDSKLDKDGGCIFEKDGVIYNCAFSVCDLGSEMNHFCILQLIMVPEKHLHLYCKKGPIGHDQLAEERVEDFGSRVNDAVKEFVRLFEEETGNEFEPWEREKKFVKKSMKMYPLDMDIGFDVRHGGAALRQLGSAAAHCKLDPAVSFLIKQLCSQEIYRYALTEMAQDLPDLPIGMLTDVHLRRGEEVLLQWIRDAEPAPESPPAADAYWIEISNKWFTLFPTTRPYTMRGFEQIADNVASGFETIRDINVASHLIGDISGSTLDDPLSECYKKLGCSINCVPEDSEDYKMIVKYLQKTYEPVKVDDVVYGVSVDRIYAVESSAFPSYSEMQKLPNKVLLWCGTRSSNLLRHLHKGFLPAVCHLPVPGYMFGKAIVCSDAAAEAARYGFTAVDRPEGYLVLAVASLGEEIKEITGTPGSEDVKSLEEKKTGVKGVGRKTTDESEHFTWRDDVKVPCGKLMPSGNKDGPLEYNEFAVYDPKQVSIQFLVAVRYDEQNMEVVPDE
- the LOC127334624 gene encoding protein ADP-ribosyltransferase PARP3 isoform X2 — encoded protein: MVHETRSRTHATEEGKAAPKRQKAENKEQEGGQQGPSKSKSDEPEVPAKNKKLKGEESELNGKENATKEFTDFCKAIREHLSVEDMRKILEANEQDASGSEDAVVPSCEDMIFYGPLEKCPICSGQLECKGWKYKCKGKYSEWASCIFSTNKPPRKSGSIKVPDNISNDFVNKWLKQQEGKGYPKRDMDENAHIFSGMMIALSGRMSRSHAYFKEQILKHGGKVNNSVLGVTCVVASAAERDRGGSGGFAEALERGTPIVSENWIVDSIQKKEAQPLDAYDIVSDVVPEGKGLPLNKLDPSEEAIETLAAELKLAGKRSVHKDSKLDKDGGCIFEKDGVIYNCAFSVCDLGSEMNHFCILQLIMVPEKHLHLYCKKGPIGHDQLAEERVEDFGSRVNDAVKEFVRLFEEETGNEFEPWEREKKFVKKSMKMYPLDMDIGFDVRHGGAALRQLGSAAAHCKLDPAVSFLIKQLCSQEIYRYALTEMAQDLPDLPIGMLTDVHLRRGEEVLLQWIRDAEPAPESPPAADAYWIEISNKWFTLFPTTRPYTMRGFEQIADNVASGFETIRDINVASHLIGDISGSTLDDPLSECYKKLGCSINCVPEDSEDYKMIVKYLQKTYEPVKVDDVVYGVSVDRIYAVESSAFPSYSEMQKLPNKVLLWCGTRSSNLLRHLHKGFLPAVCHLPVPGYMFGKAIVCSDAAAEAARYGFTAVDRPEGYLVLAVASLGEEIKEITGTPGSEDVKSLEEKKTGVKGVGRKTTDESEHFTWRDDVKVPCGKLMPSGNKDGPLEYNEFAVYDPKQVSIQFLVAVRYDEQNMEVVPDE